One genomic segment of Francisella persica ATCC VR-331 includes these proteins:
- a CDS encoding IclR family transcriptional regulator, whose translation MSKDKKIQVITRAVNVLKSISNEPGGMSLGDIAKQVDLPRSTVQRIVAALEAEGFTRSEGAGKILLGSEVFRLASSSYADIVSLTQSLLRKLSEKTRETVVLTQSDRADLIVVHRFIANRELQVIPRIGVLEKPIYNTAPGRALLALYSDDEIIEILGEEISANKELFTKLAKIRVNGTEFDCGKTIEGIVSIAIAVNTFLGSFGVSILIPQYRYDENKDFYLNELLKVKAQILAEIGVKGSKSY comes from the coding sequence ATGAGCAAAGATAAAAAAATCCAAGTAATTACTAGAGCTGTAAATGTACTAAAAAGTATAAGTAATGAGCCAGGTGGTATGAGTCTAGGTGATATTGCCAAACAGGTTGATTTACCACGCTCTACAGTACAAAGAATAGTTGCTGCTTTGGAAGCAGAAGGCTTCACAAGAAGTGAGGGTGCTGGAAAAATCTTACTTGGATCAGAAGTATTTAGATTAGCTTCATCATCATATGCAGATATTGTATCTTTGACACAAAGTTTACTGAGAAAGTTGAGTGAAAAAACCCGTGAAACAGTTGTGTTAACACAATCAGATAGAGCTGATCTTATTGTGGTACATCGTTTTATTGCTAATAGAGAGTTACAAGTAATCCCAAGAATAGGAGTTCTTGAAAAGCCTATTTATAATACAGCTCCAGGTAGGGCATTACTAGCTTTGTATTCAGATGATGAAATTATTGAAATATTAGGAGAAGAAATTTCTGCTAATAAAGAATTGTTTACAAAATTGGCAAAGATAAGAGTTAATGGTACAGAATTTGATTGTGGTAAGACTATAGAGGGTATTGTCAGTATAGCAATAGCGGTAAATACTTTCTTAGGAAGTTTTGGAGTTTCTATACTAATACCACAGTATCGTTATGATGAAAATAAAGATTTCTATCTTAATGAACTCTTAAAAGTAAAAGCGCAAATTTTAGCTGAAATTGGTGTTAAAGGTTCTAAAAGCTATTAA
- a CDS encoding DUF1656 domain-containing protein, with amino-acid sequence MPVLTFDGLLFSPLLLFVVIAIILTVLTNLITPKVILKYTNLKLSWLNLAIFICYLGLVMFILGD; translated from the coding sequence ATGCCAGTACTTACTTTTGATGGTTTACTGTTCTCACCACTGCTATTATTTGTTGTAATAGCAATTATATTAACCGTGTTGACGAACCTAATTACTCCTAAAGTTATATTAAAATATACTAATCTAAAGCTTTCTTGGCTAAACTTAGCCATATTTATCTGTTATCTTGGGTTAGTTATGTTTATACTTGGGGATTAA